One genomic region from Acidimicrobiia bacterium encodes:
- a CDS encoding acyl-CoA dehydrogenase: MPIGVSEDHLALHAAVAGWCERHCPPAVPRALLDAERQSLPPFWSELSAQGWLGLHLPEEHGGSGYGLPELVVVLEELGRVVAPGPTLPTVLAAALVQRGGDEALAKSLLPALATGERVGAVALDAAPALTGAERADGLHVEGTVRPVLAGHLADVLLAPVRVADRLEWCALDVPADQRRELPSVDRTRRVAEVAVDAVVPADRRLPGLAADTARDVAAVLVAAEAVGVAQWCVTTAAEHAATRVQFGRPIGQFQGVKHRCADMLGRLELARAATWDAARATADAAASLTASSALALALDAAFANAKDCIQVLGGVGFTWEHDAHVYLRRALSLRSLLGPEDAWRMRAAAAARDGARRVLAVDLGEDADRWRAELRAFLASVQDLAADEQRRAVADAGYIMPTWPKPWGRDAKAAEQLVIQEEFRRARVPRPGIMVGSWALPPVIVYGTREQQERWIPPTLRGQIMWCQLFSEPGAGSDLASLSTRATRADGGWRVTGQKVWTSMAHLADWGILLARTDATRPKHEGISCFLVDMRGTDGLEVRPLRELTGDSMFNEVFFDDAFIPDDCLIGSPGDGWRAARTTLANERVFMGSGLALGPGLEQILQRLARADGSDPLVLDEVGGLVATGYALACLGFRLTLAALSGADPSGSEAAVRKLLGVLHDQHVQEVGLTLLGPEGAVEEGEGAVWSRGFLFNRNLTIAGGTSEIQRNIIGERVLGLPRDA, from the coding sequence GTGCCGATCGGGGTCTCCGAGGACCACCTCGCGCTCCACGCCGCCGTCGCCGGCTGGTGCGAGCGTCACTGCCCGCCGGCGGTGCCGCGGGCGCTCCTGGACGCCGAGCGGCAGTCCCTCCCGCCGTTCTGGTCGGAGCTGTCCGCCCAGGGCTGGCTCGGGCTCCACCTGCCCGAGGAGCACGGCGGCTCCGGCTACGGGCTCCCCGAGCTCGTGGTCGTGCTCGAGGAGCTCGGTCGGGTGGTCGCCCCCGGGCCGACGCTCCCGACCGTGCTCGCCGCCGCGCTCGTGCAGCGCGGCGGCGACGAGGCCCTCGCCAAGAGCCTCCTGCCGGCGCTGGCGACGGGGGAGCGAGTCGGCGCGGTCGCGCTCGACGCCGCACCAGCGCTGACCGGTGCGGAGCGCGCGGACGGTCTGCACGTGGAGGGCACCGTCCGTCCCGTCCTCGCCGGGCATCTCGCTGACGTGCTGCTGGCCCCGGTCCGCGTCGCTGATCGTCTCGAGTGGTGCGCGCTCGACGTCCCCGCCGACCAGCGTCGGGAGCTGCCCAGCGTCGACCGCACCCGTCGCGTCGCCGAGGTGGCGGTCGACGCCGTCGTTCCCGCTGACCGTCGGCTGCCGGGCCTCGCTGCCGACACCGCCCGCGACGTCGCCGCGGTGCTCGTCGCGGCCGAGGCCGTCGGCGTCGCGCAGTGGTGCGTGACGACGGCGGCGGAACACGCCGCGACCCGGGTCCAGTTCGGCCGGCCCATCGGCCAGTTCCAAGGGGTCAAGCACCGGTGCGCGGACATGCTCGGGCGCTTGGAGCTCGCCCGCGCCGCGACCTGGGACGCGGCGCGTGCGACCGCCGACGCCGCCGCGAGCCTGACCGCGTCGTCGGCCCTGGCGCTGGCGCTGGACGCCGCCTTCGCGAACGCCAAGGACTGCATCCAGGTCCTCGGCGGCGTCGGGTTCACGTGGGAGCACGACGCCCACGTCTACCTCCGCCGAGCCCTGTCGCTCCGCAGCCTGCTCGGCCCCGAGGACGCGTGGCGGATGCGGGCCGCCGCGGCGGCGCGGGACGGAGCTCGGCGCGTCCTCGCCGTCGACCTCGGTGAGGACGCGGACCGTTGGCGCGCCGAGCTGCGCGCCTTCCTCGCCTCCGTCCAGGACCTGGCCGCCGACGAGCAGCGTCGGGCGGTCGCCGACGCCGGGTACATCATGCCGACGTGGCCGAAGCCCTGGGGCCGAGACGCCAAGGCCGCGGAGCAGCTGGTGATCCAGGAGGAGTTCCGTCGCGCCCGCGTGCCGCGCCCCGGCATCATGGTGGGCAGCTGGGCCCTCCCCCCGGTCATCGTCTACGGCACCCGCGAGCAGCAGGAGCGGTGGATCCCGCCGACGCTTCGGGGCCAGATCATGTGGTGCCAGCTGTTCAGCGAGCCGGGGGCGGGCTCGGACCTCGCCAGCCTCAGCACGCGGGCCACGAGGGCCGACGGCGGCTGGCGGGTGACGGGCCAGAAGGTCTGGACCTCGATGGCGCACCTGGCCGACTGGGGGATCCTCCTCGCCCGGACGGACGCCACGCGCCCGAAGCACGAGGGGATCTCGTGCTTCCTGGTCGACATGCGCGGCACCGACGGGCTCGAGGTCCGCCCCCTGCGCGAGCTGACCGGCGACTCGATGTTCAACGAGGTGTTCTTCGACGACGCGTTCATCCCCGACGACTGCCTGATCGGGTCGCCCGGGGACGGGTGGCGGGCGGCGCGGACCACCCTCGCCAACGAGCGGGTGTTCATGGGCAGCGGCCTGGCCCTCGGGCCCGGGCTCGAGCAGATCCTGCAGCGCCTGGCGCGCGCCGACGGTTCGGACCCGCTGGTCCTCGACGAGGTGGGCGGCCTGGTGGCGACGGGCTACGCGCTGGCCTGCCTCGGGTTCCGGCTGACGCTCGCCGCCTTGAGCGGCGCGGACCCGAGCGGGTCGGAGGCCGCGGTCCGCAAGCTGCTCGGCGTGCTGCACGACCAGCACGTGCAGGAGGTGGGGCTGACCCTCCTCGGACCCGAGGGAGCGGTCGAGGAGGGGGAGGGGGCGGTGTGGAGCCGCGGGTTCCTCTTCAACCGCAACCTGACCATCGCCGGCGGGACCAGCGAGATCCAGCGCAACATCATCGGCGAGCGCGTCCTCGGGCTGCCGCGCGACGCCTGA
- a CDS encoding PQQ-binding-like beta-propeller repeat protein gives MGAGSGGRGAATLAAVAFLVLVPGRTASAASGGGPRPGPGDWPTYGHDAQHTFHGRTTLDATTATALRPAWFFPTGDAVTATPTVVAGTVYAGSWDGWFYAIDLHSGALRWKFPLDAQPAISPQPGQQPRDATSDGGMVTSSAWFEPAQGRRPPLVLFGGGYTLYALDAVRGRLVWKHGYTGRPDLPPDPTHDDARIFSSPVVTDGRVIVGLSVDGRRGRRGYVVAASLATGNPVWVRETDVDAAGRPLNDGCGNVWSSGTLLPASRLVVFDVADCRFSNPPPLSESVVALRVADGRIAWTYRPARSDRQCDLDFGATANAGVGGGGTATFLGVGGKDGTYYSLDPRTGRQRWRTNVVFGGFSGGFIGTAGYDGHSVYGATALGDFGRFEGAGMIRCDPSNPRDVPMQEPTTHSFDAATGRVRWQASGAASFGPTTIAGGLTFNGSALRDVVQVRAAASGQLLSELALPAPCWSGIATVGDALVLGTGASHVGAPDGVFAFTPGGTAPTGS, from the coding sequence GTGGGAGCGGGGAGCGGCGGGCGCGGCGCGGCGACGCTCGCCGCCGTCGCGTTCCTGGTCCTCGTGCCGGGCCGGACCGCGTCGGCGGCCAGCGGCGGCGGGCCCCGACCCGGACCCGGCGACTGGCCCACCTACGGACACGACGCGCAGCACACCTTCCACGGTCGCACCACCCTCGACGCCACGACCGCGACGGCGCTGCGCCCGGCGTGGTTCTTCCCGACCGGAGACGCGGTCACGGCCACGCCGACGGTCGTGGCGGGCACCGTCTACGCCGGGTCGTGGGACGGGTGGTTCTACGCCATCGACCTCCACTCGGGCGCGTTGCGATGGAAGTTCCCGCTCGACGCGCAGCCCGCGATCAGCCCGCAGCCGGGGCAGCAGCCTCGCGACGCCACGTCGGACGGCGGCATGGTCACCTCGTCGGCCTGGTTCGAGCCGGCCCAGGGCCGACGGCCGCCGCTGGTCCTCTTCGGCGGGGGGTACACGCTCTACGCGCTCGACGCTGTGCGAGGGCGGCTGGTGTGGAAGCACGGGTACACCGGCCGGCCCGACCTGCCGCCCGACCCGACCCACGACGACGCTCGCATCTTCTCGTCGCCGGTGGTCACGGACGGCCGGGTGATCGTCGGCCTGTCGGTCGACGGTCGGCGCGGGCGCCGCGGCTACGTGGTCGCCGCCAGCCTCGCCACCGGCAACCCGGTGTGGGTCAGGGAGACCGACGTCGACGCCGCGGGCCGACCCCTGAACGACGGGTGCGGCAACGTGTGGTCGTCCGGCACGCTGCTGCCCGCGTCTCGGCTCGTGGTCTTCGACGTCGCCGACTGTCGGTTCTCCAACCCGCCCCCCTTGTCCGAGAGCGTCGTGGCCCTTCGCGTCGCCGACGGCCGCATCGCCTGGACCTACCGGCCGGCGCGATCCGACCGCCAGTGCGACCTCGACTTCGGGGCCACCGCCAACGCCGGTGTCGGCGGCGGCGGCACGGCCACGTTCCTCGGCGTCGGCGGCAAGGACGGCACCTACTACTCCTTGGATCCGCGGACCGGACGCCAGCGGTGGCGGACGAACGTGGTCTTCGGCGGCTTCTCGGGCGGGTTCATCGGCACCGCCGGGTACGACGGCCACTCGGTGTACGGGGCGACCGCGCTCGGCGACTTCGGCCGCTTCGAGGGTGCCGGGATGATCCGCTGCGACCCCAGCAACCCGCGCGACGTCCCGATGCAGGAGCCGACCACCCACTCCTTCGACGCCGCCACCGGCAGGGTGCGGTGGCAGGCGTCCGGCGCGGCGTCGTTCGGCCCGACGACGATCGCGGGAGGCCTGACGTTCAACGGCAGCGCGCTGCGCGACGTGGTGCAGGTGCGAGCCGCGGCGTCGGGACAGCTGCTCAGCGAGCTGGCGCTGCCGGCCCCGTGCTGGTCCGGGATCGCGACCGTCGGCGACGCGCTCGTGCTCGGCACCGGCGCGTCCCATGTGGGCGCACCCGACGGCGTGTTCGCCTTCACCCCTGGCGGGACGGCCCCGACGGGGTCGTAG
- a CDS encoding alpha/beta fold hydrolase has translation MSDDGQPIVLVHGGGHGAWCWEPLLPWLRAPVLAVDLPPKEIRGAPLAALPPEITGLGLDDFAAAVLADADAAGFERFVLVGHSMGGLTIAEVAGRAPSRVAHLVFVSCLVPPEGGSSIEALSDELQDSVRHAVAEARAGSVALAGLDEATVRQMFCNDMDEAQTAFVLAHVGVEAPAALADRVTRRGVPPTLPKTYVRLRRDQALAPAQQDAQIGWLRESPGGRLEVVDVDAGHDVMISAPALLAPIVNGVARDAARARTRAPAAGS, from the coding sequence GTGAGCGACGACGGGCAGCCGATCGTGCTCGTGCACGGCGGCGGGCACGGGGCCTGGTGCTGGGAGCCACTCCTGCCCTGGCTGCGAGCCCCGGTGCTGGCGGTCGACCTGCCCCCGAAGGAGATCCGGGGCGCGCCGCTCGCGGCGCTGCCGCCCGAGATCACGGGCCTCGGGCTCGACGACTTCGCGGCCGCGGTGCTCGCTGACGCCGACGCGGCCGGCTTCGAGCGGTTCGTGCTCGTCGGCCACTCGATGGGCGGCCTCACGATCGCCGAGGTGGCCGGGCGGGCGCCGTCCCGGGTCGCGCACCTGGTCTTCGTCTCGTGCCTGGTGCCACCGGAGGGCGGCTCGAGCATCGAGGCCCTCTCCGACGAGCTCCAGGACTCGGTGCGGCACGCCGTGGCCGAGGCCCGCGCCGGGTCGGTGGCCCTGGCCGGTCTCGACGAGGCCACGGTCCGGCAGATGTTCTGCAACGACATGGACGAGGCCCAGACCGCGTTCGTGCTGGCGCACGTCGGCGTCGAGGCGCCCGCGGCGCTCGCGGACCGGGTGACCCGACGTGGCGTCCCGCCGACGCTGCCAAAGACCTACGTCCGGCTGCGGCGCGACCAGGCGCTCGCCCCCGCGCAGCAGGACGCCCAGATCGGCTGGCTGCGCGAGTCGCCGGGCGGCCGGCTCGAGGTCGTCGACGTCGACGCCGGCCACGACGTGATGATCAGCGCGCCCGCACTGCTGGCGCCGATCGTGAACGGCGTCGCGCGTGACGCGGCCCGCGCCCGCACCCGGGCACCGGCGGCCGGTTCGTAG
- a CDS encoding ferredoxin: MLRIEIDGSKCMGSGNCSFWAPGTFDLGEDGIAFVKDPAGDPEDKVVLAGQGCPTQAIAIWRDDERIV; the protein is encoded by the coding sequence GTGCTCCGAATCGAGATCGACGGCTCGAAGTGCATGGGCTCCGGCAACTGCTCCTTCTGGGCGCCCGGCACGTTCGACCTCGGCGAGGACGGGATCGCCTTCGTGAAGGACCCCGCCGGCGATCCCGAGGACAAGGTCGTGCTCGCCGGCCAGGGCTGTCCGACGCAAGCCATCGCCATCTGGCGCGACGACGAACGGATCGTGTGA